The proteins below come from a single Triticum aestivum cultivar Chinese Spring chromosome 5D, IWGSC CS RefSeq v2.1, whole genome shotgun sequence genomic window:
- the LOC123124957 gene encoding uncharacterized protein, translating to MRRAGSLLLLLLLLSLSASTAEANNKGSFGDDAAPLTGRRWHLRGRRAMADRGHGEARRDEAVGARNTGANQEAGHGSAEFVHDEGATGHRHNHGGDAAAMASDMLRMDYSVSVDVHSRRPINNDAPLYELADEKP from the exons ATGAGGCGCGCAGGGAGCCTTCTTCTCCTGCTGCTTCTGCTCTCCCTGTCTGCCTCCACCGCCGAAGCAAACAACAAG GGGAGCTTCGGCGACGACGCGGCACCCTTGACCGGCCGGAGATGGCACCTGAGAGGACGGCGGGCAATGGCGGACCGAGGGCACGGAGAGGCGAGGAGGGATGAGGCCGTGGGAGCCAGGAACACAG GAGCAAATCAAGAAGCAGGTCATGGGTCTGCTGAATTTGTACATGATGAG GGAGCAACCGGCCATCGTCATAACCACGGCGGCGACGCGGCCGCCATGGCGTCAGACATGCTGAGGATGGACTACTCCGTCTCCGTGGACGTCCACAGCCGGCGGCCCATCAACAACGACGCTCCGTTGTATGAGCTCGCGGACGAGAAGCCTTAG
- the LOC123121814 gene encoding phosphatidylinositol 4-kinase gamma 5 isoform X2, translating to MSRDLDCPVQTQMAVAVLDRSFSSDYPASSKTEGRPLSWKRVFVQTDNGSVLGIELERGENAHSVKKKLQIALNVSTEESSLTFGDLVLNNDLSNVRNDSPLLLTRNQMHRSSSTPCLSPTGNGVQQRDRSGPIAILGCSSPSPQMKQLAKDIVKAIRNDVDPVAVNSGMGGAYYFKNIWGDHVAIVKPTDEEPFAPNNPKGFVGKTLGQPGLKRSVRVGETGFREVAAYLLDHGNFANVPPTMLVKITHSVFNVNATVGCNHKMFHNKSQAVSKIASLQQFIPHDFDASDHGTSSFPVSAVHRIGILDIRIFNTDRHSGNLLVRKVGPGSDNFGVQTELIPIDHGLCLPECLEDPYFEWIHWPQASIPFSEEELEYIAKLDPLKDAEMLRMELPMIRKACLRVLVLSTIFLKEGAAFGLCLSEIGEMMSRQFTGRKEEEPSELELLCMEARKWVEDRELFLPEAGVEDDDDDFTQFSLDGEDDSDAFESPSFSRFGPMKASHRNPLSKLAECDEEEDDEKEMVKDDSDPLNAKPYHGGIPKTKSKVAAKTNYSGEGSMYQSGSRSANEMLPPSASFVKLSDMGSEEWTAFLDKFQELLPSAFQARKHAAGAGPRPLQRLGTSCQF from the exons ATGTCCAGGGACTTGGATTGTCCTGTTCAGACACAGATGGCTGTTGCAGTCCTGGATCGGAGTTTCAGCAGTGACTATCCTGCAAGTAGCAAAACTGAGGGGAGACCTTTGAGCTGGAAGAGAGTTTTTGTTCAAACTGATAATGGTTCTGTCCTGGGCATTGAACTGGAGAGGGGAGAAAATGCGCACTCTGTGAAAAAAAAGCTGCAGATAGCTTTGAATGTTTCCACAGAGGAGAGCTCACTGACCTTTGGTGATCTTGTTCTGAACAATGATCTCAGCAATGTCCGCAATGACTCGCCGTTGCTCCTCACAAGGAATCAGATGCACCGGAGCAGCTCAACACCTTGTCTCTCTCCTACTGGAAACGGCGTGCAACAGCGAGACCGTAGTGGACCCATTGCTATCCTTGGATGTTCAAGCCCTTCCCCTCAGATGAAACAGCTTGCTAAGGATATTGTCAAAGCCATAAGGAATGATGTTGACCCAGTAGCTGTTAACAGTGGGATGGGTGGTGCCTACTACTTCAAGAACATTTGGGGTGATCATGTTGCAATTGTAAAGCCAACTGATGAGGAACCATTTGCTCCAAATAATCCTAAAGGCTTTGTAGGGAAGACCCTTGGACAGCCAGGCCTCAAAAGGTCTGTACGAGTTGGTGAGACAGGGTTCAGAGAGGTTGCTGCTTACCTCCTTGACCATGGCAACTTTGCAAATGTTCCTCCAACCATGCTGGTCAAGATCACACACAGTGTGTTCAATGTGAATGCCACTGTTGGCTGCAATCATAAGATGTTCCACAACAAATCACAGGCTGTGAGCAAGATTGCATCATTGCAGCAGTTCATCCCTCATGATTTTGATGCCAGCGACCATGGGACATCAAGCTTCCCTGTATCTGCTGTGCACCGGATCGGCATTCTTGACATCAGAATCTTCAACACGGACAGGCATTCGGGCAATCTTCTGGTCAGGAAAGTTGGTCCTGGGTCTGACAATTTTGGTGTGCAGACCGAACTCATTCCTATTGATCATGGTCTTTGTCTGCCCGAGTGTCTAGAAGACCCTTACTTCGAATGGATTCACTGGCCACAAGCATCCATCCCTTTCTCTGAGGAGGAACTTGAATACATTGCAAAATTGGATCCTTTAAAAGATGCTGAGATGCTACGGATGGAGCTTCCCATGATCCGCAAGGCATGTCTGCGGGTGCTGGTGCTGTCAACAATATTTCTCAAGGAAGGTGCAGCATTTGGCCTCTGCTTGTCCGAAATTGGAGAGATGATGAGCAGGCAGTTTACTGGGAGGAAAGAAGAAGAGCCAagtgagcttgagcttctttgcatGGAGGCAAGGAAGTGGGTCGAGGACAGAGAGCTATTTCTTCCAGAAGCCGGAgttgaagacgacgatgatgacttCACCCAGTTCTCTCTTGACGGCGAGGATGATTCAGATGCATTTGAATCACCCTCATTCAGCAGGTTTGGTCCCATGAAGGCAAGCCACAGGAATCCACTGTCAAAGCTAGCCGAgtgtgatgaggaggaggatgatgagaAGGAGATGGTCAAGGATGACTCCGACCCCTTGAACG CTAAGCCCTACCACGGAGGCATTCCGAAGACGAAGAGCAAGGTGGCTGCTAAAACTAACTATAGTGGCGAAGGTAGTATGTATCAGTCTGGAAGCAGGAGCGCGAATGAGATGCTCCCTCCCAGCGCCAGTTTTGTGAAGCTGTCGGACATGGGCTCCGAGGAGTGGACTGCGTTCCTCGACAAGTTCCAGGAGCTCCTCCCGAGCGCCTTCCAGGCACGGAAGCACGCGGCTGGCGCCGGCCCGCGCCCGCTGCAGAGGCTGGGAACTTCGTGCCAGTTTTGA
- the LOC123121814 gene encoding phosphatidylinositol 4-kinase gamma 5 isoform X1, with the protein MSRDLDCPVQTQMAVAVLDRSFSSDYPASSKTEGRPLSWKRVFVQTDNGSVLGIELERGENAHSVKKKLQIALNVSTEESSLTFGDLVLNNDLSNVRNDSPLLLTRNQMHRSSSTPCLSPTGNGVQQRDRSGPIAILGCSSPSPQMKQLAKDIVKAIRNDVDPVAVNSGMGGAYYFKNIWGDHVAIVKPTDEEPFAPNNPKGFVGKTLGQPGLKRSVRVGETGFREVAAYLLDHGNFANVPPTMLVKITHSVFNVNATVGCNHKMFHNKSQAVSKIASLQQFIPHDFDASDHGTSSFPVSAVHRIGILDIRIFNTDRHSGNLLVRKVGPGSDNFGVQTELIPIDHGLCLPECLEDPYFEWIHWPQASIPFSEEELEYIAKLDPLKDAEMLRMELPMIRKACLRVLVLSTIFLKEGAAFGLCLSEIGEMMSRQFTGRKEEEPSELELLCMEARKWVEDRELFLPEAGVEDDDDDFTQFSLDGEDDSDAFESPSFSRFGPMKASHRNPLSKLAECDEEEDDEKEMVKDDSDPLNGMFPKLVPPVSKLSALLKGFGFHGKAKPYHGGIPKTKSKVAAKTNYSGEGSMYQSGSRSANEMLPPSASFVKLSDMGSEEWTAFLDKFQELLPSAFQARKHAAGAGPRPLQRLGTSCQF; encoded by the coding sequence ATGTCCAGGGACTTGGATTGTCCTGTTCAGACACAGATGGCTGTTGCAGTCCTGGATCGGAGTTTCAGCAGTGACTATCCTGCAAGTAGCAAAACTGAGGGGAGACCTTTGAGCTGGAAGAGAGTTTTTGTTCAAACTGATAATGGTTCTGTCCTGGGCATTGAACTGGAGAGGGGAGAAAATGCGCACTCTGTGAAAAAAAAGCTGCAGATAGCTTTGAATGTTTCCACAGAGGAGAGCTCACTGACCTTTGGTGATCTTGTTCTGAACAATGATCTCAGCAATGTCCGCAATGACTCGCCGTTGCTCCTCACAAGGAATCAGATGCACCGGAGCAGCTCAACACCTTGTCTCTCTCCTACTGGAAACGGCGTGCAACAGCGAGACCGTAGTGGACCCATTGCTATCCTTGGATGTTCAAGCCCTTCCCCTCAGATGAAACAGCTTGCTAAGGATATTGTCAAAGCCATAAGGAATGATGTTGACCCAGTAGCTGTTAACAGTGGGATGGGTGGTGCCTACTACTTCAAGAACATTTGGGGTGATCATGTTGCAATTGTAAAGCCAACTGATGAGGAACCATTTGCTCCAAATAATCCTAAAGGCTTTGTAGGGAAGACCCTTGGACAGCCAGGCCTCAAAAGGTCTGTACGAGTTGGTGAGACAGGGTTCAGAGAGGTTGCTGCTTACCTCCTTGACCATGGCAACTTTGCAAATGTTCCTCCAACCATGCTGGTCAAGATCACACACAGTGTGTTCAATGTGAATGCCACTGTTGGCTGCAATCATAAGATGTTCCACAACAAATCACAGGCTGTGAGCAAGATTGCATCATTGCAGCAGTTCATCCCTCATGATTTTGATGCCAGCGACCATGGGACATCAAGCTTCCCTGTATCTGCTGTGCACCGGATCGGCATTCTTGACATCAGAATCTTCAACACGGACAGGCATTCGGGCAATCTTCTGGTCAGGAAAGTTGGTCCTGGGTCTGACAATTTTGGTGTGCAGACCGAACTCATTCCTATTGATCATGGTCTTTGTCTGCCCGAGTGTCTAGAAGACCCTTACTTCGAATGGATTCACTGGCCACAAGCATCCATCCCTTTCTCTGAGGAGGAACTTGAATACATTGCAAAATTGGATCCTTTAAAAGATGCTGAGATGCTACGGATGGAGCTTCCCATGATCCGCAAGGCATGTCTGCGGGTGCTGGTGCTGTCAACAATATTTCTCAAGGAAGGTGCAGCATTTGGCCTCTGCTTGTCCGAAATTGGAGAGATGATGAGCAGGCAGTTTACTGGGAGGAAAGAAGAAGAGCCAagtgagcttgagcttctttgcatGGAGGCAAGGAAGTGGGTCGAGGACAGAGAGCTATTTCTTCCAGAAGCCGGAgttgaagacgacgatgatgacttCACCCAGTTCTCTCTTGACGGCGAGGATGATTCAGATGCATTTGAATCACCCTCATTCAGCAGGTTTGGTCCCATGAAGGCAAGCCACAGGAATCCACTGTCAAAGCTAGCCGAgtgtgatgaggaggaggatgatgagaAGGAGATGGTCAAGGATGACTCCGACCCCTTGAACGGTATGTTTCCTAAGCTGGTCCCTCCCGTCTCAAAGCTGTCCGCGTTGCTGAAGGGGTTTGGTTTCCATGGGAAAGCTAAGCCCTACCACGGAGGCATTCCGAAGACGAAGAGCAAGGTGGCTGCTAAAACTAACTATAGTGGCGAAGGTAGTATGTATCAGTCTGGAAGCAGGAGCGCGAATGAGATGCTCCCTCCCAGCGCCAGTTTTGTGAAGCTGTCGGACATGGGCTCCGAGGAGTGGACTGCGTTCCTCGACAAGTTCCAGGAGCTCCTCCCGAGCGCCTTCCAGGCACGGAAGCACGCGGCTGGCGCCGGCCCGCGCCCGCTGCAGAGGCTGGGAACTTCGTGCCAGTTTTGA